Genomic window (Pseudomonas sp. L5B5):
TCGGGCGAATCGAAGAAACGTGTCAGGGCCATGCCGCTATCGTGGTCGAAGTAGTAGACCGCGCCGGTGTCGCGCTCGAAGCAGAACAGGTTGCCGTTGCCCAGGTAGTCGCCGAAGGCCACCAGCCTTTGCGCCAGTGCCAGGTCCAGGTATTGCTCGTCGATCTCGACGATGCCGGGGTAGGCCTCCAGCAGAGGCTGGATCGAGATGTCGCCGGGTTCGACGCTGCACAGGGTCTCGGCCAGGGACAGCACCCCCAGCTGGCGGTGATAGTCACGCAGCGCCGGTGGCAGCGGGCAGCCCAGGCGCTGTTCCAGGGCCTGCAAGGCGTCTTCGCTGACGGGCGTCAGCTCGGGTTCGTTGATGTGTCCTTCCCATAACGCGCCGTAGGCGCCAATCGCCGCCCGGTACCAGGCCAGGCGCGTGGCCTGATCGGGCAGGTCCGGCCAGGCCAGGGGTGGGCAGCCGGCCGGTGGCCAGTCGGCATTGGTGTCGTGTTGTTCTGACATGAGGATTCCTTGGGTGAGCAGCAGGTGAAGGGCGATCAGGCGCTATGGCGCTTGCGCTCCATGGCGATGTCCGAGGGCTCGAAGCCCAGTGTGCTGAAAAATTCCGCTGCCCCGGGACGACCGGCGCGCAGGACCCAGGTGATCTGCGGGTTGTCACCCATCACCCAGTGCACCAGGGCGCGGCCTGTGCCACGCCGCTGGTGCTGTTGGGCCACCACCACCATGGACAGGTAACCGTTGGAGAGACCGTCGCTGATGCCGCGGGCGAAACCGATGATGCTGTTGTCGTGCAAGGCCACCGCCGTGCGCTGGGAGTTGGCCAGCAACTGGCTGAAGTACTCGCGGGTACCAATGCGATGGCGCCAGCCGTTGTCGCCGAGAAATTGCCACAGGGCTTCGCAGTCTTCGGCTTGGGCGTCGCGGATCAGCATGGGGAAATCTCCAGTGGGGCAGGTTGCGTTCCATCGGCATGTCAGCCGTCCAGCGAGGCTGGACGCTTAGGTCAACCGGGGCGAGCACTGTGGACATTGTTGCCACCAGAACCCGGGCGTAGCGTGTCGGTTCGATCTTGAGCAGCCTGGAGGATACAAGCATGACCTTGAAACTGGGAGCCATCGATGCCTGGGCGCAGCCGGCCAATGGTCGCGCGCGGGCGCTGTTGCCGGAAGTCGCCCGGCTGTTCGAGAAATCCGGCTCGGCGCACTTGCTCGACCAGCCGGTGAGCATCGAGCAGACCGTGGAACTGATGGACCAGGCCGGAGTGGAGAAACTCATGCTGTCGGCCTGGTGCCGGCCCGAGGGCTGGGTGTTCAGCAACGATGAGGTCGCGGCCTATACCCGGGCCTTTCCCGAGCGCTTCGTGGGGGTGGCCACGGTCGACCTGAGCCGGCCCATGGCAGCGCTGGCCACACTTGAACGGGCCGTGGGCGAGCTGGGCTTCAAGGCACTGCGCATCGTGCCCTGGCTGTGGAAGCTGCCTCCCAACCACCGCCTGTATTACCCGCTGTATGCCAAATGCATCGAGCTGGGAATTCCCTTCTGCACCCAGGTTGGCCATACCGGGCCGCTGATGCCCTCGGAGACCGGGCGTCCGGTGCCTTACCTGGACGAGGTGGCCCTGGATTTTCCCGAACTGGTCATTGTCGGCGGGCATATCGGCCATCCCTGGACCGACGAAATGATTGGCCTGGCCTGGAAGCACGACAACGTCCATATCGATACCTCGGCCTACCTGCCGGCCTACTATCCGCCGCAACTGCTGCAGTTCATC
Coding sequences:
- a CDS encoding SMI1/KNR4 family protein, which translates into the protein MSEQHDTNADWPPAGCPPLAWPDLPDQATRLAWYRAAIGAYGALWEGHINEPELTPVSEDALQALEQRLGCPLPPALRDYHRQLGVLSLAETLCSVEPGDISIQPLLEAYPGIVEIDEQYLDLALAQRLVAFGDYLGNGNLFCFERDTGAVYYFDHDSGMALTRFFDSPEAYLDALMLLCLAEVHDDDDGVEALISQRYGEDLLRKWRY
- a CDS encoding amidohydrolase family protein — translated: MTLKLGAIDAWAQPANGRARALLPEVARLFEKSGSAHLLDQPVSIEQTVELMDQAGVEKLMLSAWCRPEGWVFSNDEVAAYTRAFPERFVGVATVDLSRPMAALATLERAVGELGFKALRIVPWLWKLPPNHRLYYPLYAKCIELGIPFCTQVGHTGPLMPSETGRPVPYLDEVALDFPELVIVGGHIGHPWTDEMIGLAWKHDNVHIDTSAYLPAYYPPQLLQFIRTYGQDKVLFGSNFPQLSLKKCLEQVQALELPPAIADKFLQGNARRVFGLQVPCSRHPQS
- a CDS encoding GNAT family N-acetyltransferase; amino-acid sequence: MLIRDAQAEDCEALWQFLGDNGWRHRIGTREYFSQLLANSQRTAVALHDNSIIGFARGISDGLSNGYLSMVVVAQQHQRRGTGRALVHWVMGDNPQITWVLRAGRPGAAEFFSTLGFEPSDIAMERKRHSA